One genomic segment of Abditibacteriota bacterium includes these proteins:
- a CDS encoding HD domain-containing protein: MKDISLLLERQEAERLSDMAALSADWKDSRQRPEPPCPVRTVFMRDRDRIIHCRTFRRMADKTQVFVAREDIHFRTRLTHTLEVFQISTVIARALRLNEDLTAAIAMGHDLGHTPFGHAGESALNEILSEHGISFHHARQSLRVVDTLERLNLTEPVRDGILKHSKGACDLSNTEGNAFTAEGRLVRICDRIAYINHDIDDSFRAGIITPEDLQALDKRIPVTTSDRIALMSEDMIQTGLTEGRIGMSPEVSDQIDRLKDFMYERVYFAAGKLGNEAVLKEELKSLFRYYMRHPEHINPTGSYPNDPSLPVRAADYISNMTDTYAGEQIKKYVL; this comes from the coding sequence ATGAAGGATATATCTCTGTTGCTGGAAAGGCAGGAGGCCGAGAGGCTGTCGGACATGGCGGCCCTCAGCGCCGACTGGAAGGACTCCCGCCAAAGGCCCGAGCCCCCCTGCCCCGTGCGCACCGTGTTCATGCGGGACAGGGACCGGATCATACACTGCCGCACCTTCCGGCGCATGGCCGACAAGACCCAGGTCTTCGTGGCCAGGGAGGACATACATTTCCGCACCCGCCTGACCCATACCCTGGAGGTGTTTCAGATATCCACGGTCATAGCCAGAGCCCTCAGGCTCAACGAAGACCTTACCGCCGCCATAGCCATGGGCCACGACCTGGGCCACACTCCCTTTGGCCACGCCGGGGAATCCGCCCTGAACGAGATACTGTCCGAGCACGGCATCTCCTTTCACCACGCCCGCCAGTCCCTCAGGGTGGTGGACACACTGGAACGGCTGAACCTGACGGAGCCGGTCCGGGACGGCATACTGAAGCACTCAAAGGGAGCCTGCGACCTGTCCAACACGGAGGGCAACGCCTTTACCGCCGAGGGCAGACTGGTGCGCATCTGCGACCGCATAGCCTACATCAACCACGACATTGACGACAGCTTCCGGGCGGGCATCATCACCCCGGAGGACCTGCAGGCTCTGGACAAGCGGATCCCCGTCACTACCAGCGACCGCATAGCCCTCATGTCCGAGGACATGATCCAGACCGGCCTCACCGAGGGACGCATCGGCATGTCCCCCGAAGTGTCGGACCAGATAGACAGACTGAAGGACTTCATGTATGAGCGGGTCTATTTTGCGGCGGGCAAGCTGGGCAACGAGGCGGTGCTGAAGGAAGAGCTGAAGAGCCTGTTCCGGTACTATATGCGGCACCCCGAGCACATCAACCCCACGGGCTCCTACCCCAACGACCCCTCCCTGCCCGTGAGAGCGGCGGACTATATCAGCAACATGACCGACACCTACGCCGGAGAGCAGATCAAAAAATACGTGCTCTGA
- a CDS encoding Nif3-like dinuclear metal center hexameric protein: protein MRIKDFYDGVLDRLCPFSLAEDWDRSGFALGDKDRELEGCLFCLDLVPEAIDRAAEYGANVIVTHHPYIFEPLRELDFAESRTALLETLIKQDIALIQCHTNLDSAAGGVSDVLCRLLDVEGSIPIIPKPEEPAAGLGRIGILGNGAINAAAALAEEYGEHTPPPLYCLAETYERCLREGLEALYGCACGRSVRYAADRIPFRTNLEYLEPRVLGRLPERVAVCGGAGADICKKAGADCYITGEVKRHQFMEAALDGVLVIEAGHFETEAPGIAELYLLAETMTDAPVYMYCDPVFVPDGLMGDLSGLIF, encoded by the coding sequence ATGCGGATAAAAGATTTTTATGACGGCGTGCTGGACAGGCTGTGCCCCTTTTCCCTGGCGGAGGATTGGGACCGGTCCGGCTTTGCGCTGGGAGACAAGGACCGGGAGCTGGAGGGCTGTCTGTTTTGCCTGGATCTGGTGCCGGAGGCCATAGACCGGGCGGCGGAATACGGCGCCAACGTCATAGTCACCCATCATCCGTATATATTCGAGCCTCTGAGGGAGCTGGATTTTGCCGAGAGCAGGACCGCCCTTCTGGAGACCCTCATCAAGCAGGACATAGCCCTCATCCAGTGCCACACCAATCTGGACTCCGCCGCCGGAGGCGTCAGCGACGTGCTGTGCAGGCTGCTGGACGTAGAAGGCTCCATACCCATCATTCCCAAGCCGGAGGAGCCTGCCGCCGGGCTGGGCAGGATAGGCATATTGGGCAACGGCGCCATCAATGCGGCGGCGGCCCTGGCGGAGGAATACGGCGAGCACACTCCCCCGCCCCTGTATTGCCTGGCGGAGACCTATGAGCGGTGCCTGAGAGAGGGCCTGGAGGCGCTCTACGGCTGCGCCTGCGGCCGGTCCGTGAGATACGCGGCCGACCGGATCCCCTTCCGCACCAATCTGGAGTATCTGGAGCCGAGGGTCCTCGGCAGGCTGCCCGAGAGGGTGGCCGTCTGCGGCGGAGCGGGGGCGGATATATGCAAAAAGGCCGGCGCCGACTGCTATATCACCGGCGAGGTCAAGCGCCACCAATTCATGGAGGCCGCTCTGGACGGGGTGCTGGTCATAGAGGCGGGACACTTCGAAACGGAGGCCCCCGGCATAGCCGAGCTGTATCTGCTGGCGGAGACCATGACGGACGCGCCGGTCTATATGTATTGCGACCCGGTTTTTGTGCCGGACGGGCTCATGGGGGACCTGTCGGGACTGATTTTTTAG
- a CDS encoding peptidylprolyl isomerase — MKKYMSLIVIIAVLAVVAVFNSVINTSKEEEHPAETGHSHDSGPKVLDATLIFNKVMVLETTSGNVEIAILKKDIPKASSRMLYLAKKDLFKDTRVIKANDWHVQFAEVSEDMNPLPLEQANNLLSCNYAVGLAHKKSVDSGTTSIFIIREPSFSVINSYTIFGYVVKGQDVVKDLTEDDSIVASSVRAKTPEDDKALVDIMKQGNLDHGLATQFEMKATAEFQMEAAKKMSDALPGELDR; from the coding sequence ATGAAAAAGTACATGTCTTTGATCGTTATTATCGCGGTGCTGGCCGTGGTAGCGGTGTTCAACAGCGTGATCAACACCTCCAAGGAGGAGGAGCATCCTGCGGAAACGGGTCATTCTCACGACTCGGGGCCCAAGGTGCTGGACGCCACTCTGATCTTCAACAAGGTCATGGTGCTGGAGACCACCTCCGGCAACGTGGAGATAGCTATCCTCAAAAAGGATATCCCCAAAGCTTCCTCCAGGATGCTTTATCTGGCCAAAAAGGATCTGTTCAAGGATACCCGGGTAATCAAGGCCAACGACTGGCACGTGCAGTTTGCCGAGGTGTCCGAGGACATGAATCCTCTGCCTCTGGAGCAGGCCAACAACCTTCTGTCCTGCAATTACGCCGTGGGTCTCGCCCACAAGAAGTCGGTGGACAGCGGCACCACTTCCATCTTCATCATCAGGGAGCCTTCCTTCTCCGTGATCAACAGCTACACCATATTCGGCTACGTGGTCAAGGGCCAGGACGTGGTGAAGGATCTGACCGAAGACGACAGCATAGTGGCCAGCTCGGTGAGGGCCAAGACCCCCGAGGACGACAAGGCTCTGGTGGATATCATGAAGCAGGGCAATCTGGATCACGGTCTCGCCACCCAGTTTGAGATGAAGGCCACCGCCGAGTTCCAGATGGAAGCCGCCAAGAAGATGAGCGACGCTCTGCCCGGTGAGCTCGACCGCTGA
- a CDS encoding MFS transporter, which yields MKLFLTAPKNLRLTVIASFVVMCAFGIYNATYYNFITDVIRIDPADLGRLEAFRELPGLLMVFFGILTSRLADRTTGILSALIAAVGFGAYTQLSGVPSLMLWTFVWSVGMHMWFPLQTSLIISFAPRGEDGRYAGFSSSVTAAAQVTGMLLVALVGARVSYVAWYALVAGMMIPGAVILAFIPRTAGSPSRESLTLRKKFRHYYVLTFLEGCRKQVFITFAVYVLTREFHTPVKIIALLMLLNNVLNTFGYPIVGRLADKIGERVILRTSYFLLIFVYLGYAFGRSVWILYVMYILDNVFYFSTLCLTTYLKSLATREELLTAMSTGQTFNHLAACLVPIAGGLAWAKFGYSWTFMASMLIVIFSCFYAGHVPARRREGQDA from the coding sequence ATGAAGCTTTTTCTGACGGCGCCCAAAAACCTCAGGCTGACGGTCATAGCCTCGTTTGTGGTCATGTGCGCCTTTGGCATATACAATGCCACCTATTACAACTTTATCACCGACGTCATCAGGATAGACCCGGCGGATCTGGGCAGGCTGGAAGCCTTCAGAGAGCTGCCCGGGCTGCTGATGGTGTTTTTCGGCATACTCACCAGCCGCCTGGCCGACAGGACCACGGGCATACTGTCCGCCCTGATAGCCGCCGTGGGCTTCGGCGCCTACACCCAGCTCTCGGGAGTGCCCTCCCTGATGCTGTGGACCTTTGTCTGGAGCGTGGGCATGCACATGTGGTTCCCCCTGCAGACCAGCCTCATCATCTCCTTTGCCCCCCGGGGGGAGGACGGCAGATACGCCGGCTTTTCCTCCTCAGTCACCGCCGCCGCCCAGGTGACCGGCATGCTGCTGGTGGCCCTGGTGGGCGCCCGGGTGTCCTACGTAGCCTGGTACGCCCTGGTGGCAGGCATGATGATCCCCGGAGCGGTGATACTGGCCTTCATACCCAGGACCGCCGGCTCCCCCTCCAGAGAGTCCCTCACTCTCCGCAAGAAGTTTCGCCATTATTACGTGCTCACCTTTCTCGAGGGCTGCAGGAAGCAGGTGTTCATCACCTTTGCCGTGTATGTGCTGACCCGGGAGTTTCATACCCCTGTGAAGATCATCGCCCTGCTGATGCTCCTGAACAACGTGCTCAACACCTTCGGCTACCCCATAGTCGGCAGGCTGGCGGACAAAATAGGCGAGAGGGTCATACTGAGGACCTCCTATTTCCTGCTGATATTCGTCTATCTGGGCTACGCCTTCGGCCGGTCCGTGTGGATACTATACGTCATGTATATACTGGACAACGTATTCTATTTTTCCACCCTGTGCCTGACCACCTACCTGAAGAGCCTGGCCACCCGGGAGGAGCTGCTGACCGCCATGTCCACGGGCCAGACCTTCAATCATCTGGCTGCCTGCCTGGTGCCCATAGCCGGAGGGCTGGCCTGGGCAAAATTCGGCTATTCCTGGACCTTCATGGCCAGCATGCTCATAGTGATCTTTTCCTGCTTCTACGCCGGCCACGTGCCCGCCAGGCGAAGGGAGGGGCAGGATGCTTAA
- a CDS encoding DUF374 domain-containing protein has product MLKKLGNDPRIRRIAAALLYRIMALICRSCRLKIVGGEHARAVNEAGGGLLLMWHKTLVMPIYACRNMGMSPMIASSRDGEIIAFFAQKMGYDPVRGSTGKDDGVSALKTTLRLVRQNRIVTITLDGPTGPAGTVHKGAIAVLRRTGCPFVPLACAMANPIVLRKAWDKHRLPRPFDRVCVLIGEPRRLPEGLSDEEAEEYIRGAVNDTEKQAEELLG; this is encoded by the coding sequence ATGCTTAAGAAGCTGGGCAACGACCCCCGCATCCGCCGCATAGCCGCTGCTCTGCTGTACCGGATAATGGCCCTGATTTGCCGGTCCTGCCGGCTGAAGATCGTGGGCGGAGAACACGCCCGGGCCGTCAACGAGGCCGGGGGAGGCCTGCTGCTCATGTGGCACAAGACCCTGGTGATGCCCATATACGCCTGCCGCAACATGGGCATGTCTCCCATGATAGCCAGCTCCAGAGACGGGGAGATCATAGCCTTCTTCGCCCAAAAGATGGGCTATGACCCCGTGAGAGGCTCCACGGGCAAGGACGACGGAGTCTCCGCCCTGAAGACCACACTGAGGCTGGTGAGGCAAAACAGGATAGTGACCATCACCCTGGACGGCCCCACGGGACCAGCCGGGACCGTCCATAAGGGAGCCATAGCCGTGCTGCGAAGGACCGGCTGCCCCTTTGTCCCCCTGGCCTGCGCCATGGCAAACCCCATAGTGCTGCGCAAGGCCTGGGACAAGCACCGGCTGCCCCGCCCCTTTGACAGGGTGTGCGTGCTCATAGGAGAGCCCCGCCGCCTGCCGGAGGGCCTGTCGGACGAGGAGGCGGAGGAATACATACGCGGCGCGGTCAACGACACGGAAAAACAAGCGGAGGAACTGTTAGGATGA
- a CDS encoding family 78 glycoside hydrolase catalytic domain: MFNITNMRIDGLADPVGLDSSSFLLSWQVVSDRMDVVQKTVKVFIYDFISGEKVWENYSTHCNFFMNCSCDLKERHKYHLVLYISDNYDNTARGTMLFTTGLFEGARSFEGAEWLCSSSDDSIPAEGRGSYAEDVKPVRLEHDPDKSYLFVRDIVCGTNVVFAQMNVCALGYCEIALNGKKLSDHVLDPGFTVYDKRALYVSYDVTYLLKKENRISVMLGNGFYNSSAPDAWGFQNARWRRLPKFIMLMDVVYANGKRETFVSDTSFRQHESFVKYQNVRCGELHDMRERTYSCSYMDSIGDWDRACAVPGFTVPEIDLQKLPPVKKLAKYAPVSVSGGDKECVVRFAENITGWAKIQMKGKTGRQVTIEFAERNKTEWPMSIPSDETNGHLVRGQFQTLTVILSGGIDTCEPMFSYNGFQYIIIKNLGYLPEASDITAYQVATDLKAVGDFECSEELLNSIHRMAIRTFRNNYHSIPTDCPHREKNGWTCDGWLASEYGILNFDMQQAYVKWLRDMCDDQYPSGNTSCIVPNPDWSIRDGSLFDVQWTGAMLVIANRLLGYYEDEAAVRRAYPHMEKYISYASSHLNSYLFGDTVQALGDWLDVPPDKPEPGVYCYNTDRMFMNNIFFYRLLQLMTEFTGLVGKDQTEYIKLAENVREAINGRYLRKDGRYFDDSMTSLAMAICFDLPPKEMRELTEKALVEDIERHDRHLNCGITGTRYLFDALSKIGRDDLAVAILKQTDYPSYGFMIQNRATTLWEDWWGGSSLSHPMLGSVDAWLYKRIGGLDYRSGHLTVRIPPASLGITKAETKYQSVYGEIRVLWEYTESALDVELDIPVGIETEYRVLDEKHTLPSGKHAFEYPLDGQRAD, translated from the coding sequence ATGTTCAACATCACCAATATGCGCATTGACGGCCTTGCCGACCCGGTGGGCCTGGACAGCTCCTCCTTCCTGCTCAGCTGGCAGGTGGTGTCTGACAGGATGGACGTGGTCCAGAAGACCGTCAAGGTGTTCATCTACGACTTTATCTCCGGCGAAAAGGTGTGGGAAAACTACTCCACCCACTGCAACTTCTTCATGAATTGCTCCTGCGACCTGAAGGAAAGGCACAAGTACCACCTGGTGCTCTATATCAGCGACAATTATGACAACACCGCCAGAGGCACCATGCTGTTTACCACGGGGCTCTTTGAGGGCGCCCGTTCCTTCGAAGGCGCGGAGTGGCTGTGCTCCTCCTCCGACGATTCCATACCGGCGGAGGGCCGGGGCAGCTACGCGGAGGACGTCAAGCCCGTCCGCCTTGAACACGACCCGGACAAGAGCTATCTGTTCGTGAGAGACATAGTCTGCGGCACCAACGTGGTGTTTGCCCAGATGAACGTCTGCGCCCTGGGCTACTGCGAGATAGCCCTCAACGGCAAAAAGCTGTCGGACCACGTGCTGGACCCGGGCTTTACCGTGTATGACAAAAGGGCCCTCTACGTGTCCTACGACGTCACCTATCTCTTGAAAAAGGAAAACCGCATCTCCGTGATGCTGGGCAACGGCTTTTACAACAGCTCCGCGCCGGACGCCTGGGGCTTTCAGAACGCCCGCTGGCGCCGCCTGCCCAAGTTCATCATGCTGATGGACGTGGTGTATGCCAACGGCAAGAGGGAGACCTTTGTGAGCGACACCTCCTTCAGGCAGCATGAGAGCTTTGTAAAATATCAAAACGTGCGCTGCGGCGAGCTCCACGACATGCGGGAGCGCACCTATTCCTGCAGCTATATGGACAGCATCGGGGACTGGGACAGGGCCTGCGCGGTGCCGGGCTTTACGGTGCCGGAGATCGACCTGCAAAAGCTGCCTCCCGTGAAAAAGCTGGCCAAATATGCTCCCGTGTCCGTCAGCGGAGGCGACAAGGAGTGCGTGGTCCGGTTTGCCGAGAACATTACCGGCTGGGCCAAGATACAGATGAAGGGCAAGACGGGCAGGCAGGTGACCATCGAGTTTGCGGAGCGCAACAAGACCGAGTGGCCCATGTCCATCCCTTCCGACGAGACCAACGGCCATTTGGTCCGGGGACAGTTTCAGACTCTGACGGTGATACTCTCGGGAGGCATCGACACCTGCGAACCCATGTTCTCCTACAACGGATTTCAGTACATCATCATCAAAAATCTGGGCTATCTGCCGGAGGCCTCGGACATCACCGCCTATCAGGTGGCCACGGACCTGAAGGCCGTGGGGGACTTTGAGTGCAGCGAGGAGCTCCTGAACAGCATCCACAGGATGGCCATACGCACCTTCAGGAACAACTATCACTCCATCCCCACCGACTGCCCCCACCGGGAAAAAAACGGCTGGACCTGCGACGGCTGGCTGGCCAGCGAATACGGCATACTCAACTTTGACATGCAGCAGGCCTACGTCAAATGGCTCAGGGATATGTGCGACGACCAGTATCCCTCGGGCAATACCTCCTGCATAGTGCCCAACCCCGACTGGTCCATACGGGACGGCTCCCTGTTTGACGTGCAGTGGACCGGGGCCATGCTGGTCATAGCCAACAGGCTGCTGGGCTACTACGAGGACGAAGCGGCGGTCCGCAGGGCCTATCCCCACATGGAAAAATACATCTCCTACGCCTCGTCCCACCTGAACTCCTATCTGTTCGGCGACACGGTGCAGGCTCTGGGCGACTGGCTGGACGTGCCCCCTGACAAGCCCGAGCCCGGGGTGTATTGCTACAACACGGACCGCATGTTCATGAACAACATCTTTTTCTACCGGCTGCTGCAGCTCATGACCGAGTTCACGGGCCTGGTGGGCAAGGACCAGACGGAGTATATCAAGCTGGCGGAAAACGTCCGGGAGGCCATCAACGGCAGATATCTGCGCAAGGACGGCAGATACTTTGACGACAGCATGACCTCGCTGGCCATGGCCATATGCTTTGACCTGCCTCCCAAGGAGATGCGGGAGCTGACGGAAAAAGCCCTGGTGGAGGACATAGAGCGGCACGACAGACACCTGAACTGCGGCATCACCGGCACCAGATACCTCTTTGACGCCCTGTCCAAGATAGGCCGGGACGACCTGGCCGTGGCCATCCTGAAGCAGACCGACTATCCCTCCTACGGCTTCATGATACAGAACCGCGCCACCACCCTGTGGGAGGACTGGTGGGGCGGCTCGTCCCTGTCCCATCCCATGCTGGGCAGCGTGGACGCCTGGCTTTACAAGAGGATCGGCGGCCTGGACTACAGGTCCGGGCATCTCACAGTGCGCATCCCGCCGGCAAGCCTGGGCATCACCAAGGCCGAGACCAAGTATCAGTCGGTGTACGGCGAGATCAGGGTGCTGTGGGAATACACGGAGAGCGCCCTGGACGTGGAGCTGGATATCCCCGTGGGGATAGAGACGGAATACCGCGTGCTGGATGAAAAGCACACCCTGCCCAGCGGCAAGCACGCCTTTGAGTACCCGCTGGACGGCCAGAGAGCCGACTGA
- a CDS encoding DUF1559 domain-containing protein, whose protein sequence is MKKGFTLIELLVVIAIIAILAAILFPVFAQAREKARGTQCLSNVKQLATAVIMYASDWDECFPSVYQGATDMAGAGSLDYDAWWCHYANPWPGNATYKDYMTKYSFRAIMTPYVKNGAMFICPSDPQADKEFTCAQVKRINSYLLRSSIYKCGRHQPQNGFTHGDASNAGMSAPVPMGKMSFPANYIMMHETFPFHQMDFVDGTDYWKPSDKVVCAFGDGHASTVAVGQFWWKNNGLSPSAGFGGGAKWPPYRGWDINWPNNVNDFINGRQEMWRYMSLISKDTDRNYKNGDTGVDE, encoded by the coding sequence ATGAAGAAAGGTTTCACCCTTATCGAACTCTTGGTAGTTATCGCTATCATCGCCATTCTGGCAGCCATTCTCTTCCCTGTTTTTGCTCAGGCGAGAGAAAAGGCCAGAGGTACCCAGTGCCTCTCCAACGTGAAGCAGCTGGCCACCGCCGTGATCATGTACGCGTCCGACTGGGACGAGTGCTTCCCCTCTGTTTATCAGGGAGCTACTGACATGGCCGGCGCCGGCAGCCTGGACTATGACGCCTGGTGGTGCCATTACGCCAACCCCTGGCCGGGCAACGCCACCTACAAGGACTACATGACCAAGTATTCCTTCCGCGCCATCATGACCCCCTACGTGAAGAACGGAGCCATGTTCATTTGTCCTTCCGACCCTCAGGCCGACAAGGAATTCACCTGCGCTCAGGTCAAGAGGATCAACTCCTACCTGCTTCGCTCCTCCATCTACAAGTGCGGACGCCATCAGCCTCAGAACGGCTTCACCCATGGTGATGCTTCCAACGCCGGCATGTCTGCTCCTGTACCCATGGGCAAGATGAGCTTCCCTGCCAACTACATCATGATGCACGAGACCTTCCCGTTCCATCAGATGGACTTCGTTGACGGTACCGACTACTGGAAGCCCAGCGACAAAGTCGTCTGCGCCTTTGGTGACGGCCATGCCTCCACCGTTGCTGTTGGTCAGTTCTGGTGGAAGAACAACGGTCTGTCTCCCTCGGCCGGTTTCGGCGGCGGAGCCAAGTGGCCTCCTTACAGAGGCTGGGACATCAACTGGCCTAACAACGTTAATGACTTCATTAACGGCAGACAGGAGATGTGGAGATACATGAGTCTGATCAGCAAGGACACCGACAGAAACTACAAGAACGGTGACACCGGCGTCGACGAATAA